One part of the Glycine max cultivar Williams 82 chromosome 14, Glycine_max_v4.0, whole genome shotgun sequence genome encodes these proteins:
- the LOC100808135 gene encoding GDSL esterase/lipase At4g10955: protein MQTAQLRNHPTSLVLLVLFTTLMANQVVPRESHPYAFHVSGPRKFTSLNWRDLFISSWKDVNYKRTVIACFIQAVYLLELDRQEKRTQGNALAPNWWIPFKYKLKQTLIDERDGSIFGAILEWDRSAALADLIPIRPSGAPRAVLALRGTLLKSPTMRRDIEDDLRFVAWESLKGSVRFKAALEVLKLICGKYGSNNVCIAGHSLGAGFALQVGKELAKEGTYVEAHLFNPPSVSLAMSLKTIGEKAEFVWNRLKSMLPYIGEAQISNGGLKDASLGVAKWVPYLYVNKGDYICCYYNDGAGTSTKVNVGTTNGQAKLFVVSKEKQKFLEGVCVVVLFFLLTRQRLFSGQHWSHFILKQKFCRRCFEWPLIKSENYK from the exons ATGCAAACAGCCCAATTAAGAAACCATCCAACGAGTCTTGTTCTGCTTGTGTTGTTTACTACGTTAATGGCAAACCAGGTGGTTCCTCGTGAATCTCACCCTTATGCCTTTCATGTCTCTGGCCCTCGCAAGTTCACTTCCCTTAATTGGAGGGACCTTTTCATTTCTAGTTG GAAGGATGTAAATTATAAGAGAACTGTCATTGCCTGCTTTATACAGGCAGTGTACTTGCTTGAACTTGATAGACAGGAGAAGAGAACACAAGGAAATGCTCTTGCCCCAAATTGGTGGATTCCCTTCAAGTACAAGCTTAAACAAACACTAATTGATGAAAGAGATGGATCCATTTTTGGTGCAATTCTTGAATGGGATAGATCTGCTGCATTGGCTGACTTGATACCAATTAGACCAAGTGGTGCCCCCAGGGCTGTTTTAGCACTCAGAGGAACATTACTCAAAAGCCCTACAATGCGAAGAGATATCGAAGATGACCTCCGTTTTGTTGCTTGGGAAAGCTTGAAGGGCTCTGTGAGGTTTAAAGCAGCTTTGGAGGTACTAAAATTGATTTGTGGTAAATACGGAAGCAATAATGTATGCATTGCAGGGCATTCCTTGGGGGCTGGTTTTGCTCTTCAAGTGGGAAAAGAACTAGCCAAAGAAGGGACTTATGTGGAGGCACATTTGTTTAATCCACCTTCTGTTTCACTAGCCATGAGTCTCAAAACTATTGGAGAAAAGGCTGAGTTTGTGTGGAATAGACTTAAATCCATGCTTCCTTATATTGGTGAGGCTCAAATCAGCAATGGTGGTTTGAAAGATGCTAGTTTGGGGGTGGCAAAATGGGTTCCTTATTTGTATGTTAACAAGGGTGACTATATCTGTTGCTATTACAATGATGGTGCTGGCACAAGCACAAAGGTGAATGTAGGAACTACAAATGGACAAGCAAAGTTGTTTGTTGTCTCTAAGGAGAAACAGAAGTTTCTCGAGGGAGTTTGTgtagttgttttgttttttcttctcacCCGTCAAAGGTTGTTTAGCGGTCAACACTGGTCTCATTTCATTCTTAAACAAAAATTCTGTCGGAGATGCTTTGAGTGGCCATTAATCAAAAGTGAAAATTACAAATGA